TCTCTCGATCGAGGCGGCCGTCAGGCAGGAACTTCGGGCAGCGAGCCGCTTCGGCATCGACACCTTCGAGTTCTACTATCCCTGGACCGGCGACACTGCGATTCTGGACCGCTACGACGAGATCGTCGAAGCGTTCTTCGGTGTCGCAGCGACCACAGAGATTCCGTTCGAGTTCACGGTCGCGATCAGTCATCCGATCGCTAGCTCCGCCGACCGGAAAGTCGAGGTCCTGGGTGACCGCGTGGCCGGACTGATCGAGCGCGTCGAAACGGATCGGTGGCTCCAGACCCCTGACGGGCGATACGTCGTTGGGACGTGGTTGCCGGACGCGCTCGCGCTCGGGGACGCTCACGCTCGCACGGCGACCGACCCGACACTACTGGCCGAGGTCGCCGCGACGTACGACGCCCTCGCCGACCGGATCGGTACCGACATCGCGTGGTTGTACGATCTCCACTACGCGAACGACGCCGGTGACTATCAGGCGTACGTCGACGCTGTCCTCGATTACTTCCCGGCGATCCACGGCTGGCACACCGGCTGCGGTGACGGTGCGGCCTGGGACTACGCCGCCACGCAGTGCGCCGAGCGCAATCGTGCGTTCGTTCAGGACACGTACGGCGACCTCGCGACGGGGAAGTTCTATCCCACCGACCCGCCGGGAGAAGGGGTCTTCTCGGCCACCGAAGCCGCGTCGTACTGTCCCGACGAGGTCGAACGCTGGAACGTCGAACTCGGGCTCTCCGAACACTTCCGGAATCAACTCGAGGCCGCCGCCGAGCGCGACGCCGACGGCGTCTATCTCTCGACCTGGAACGACTACGGGGAAGGCCACCACGTCGCGCCCGAAATCAATCACAATTTCGCGTTCGCACAGCTCCTCCGGTACGGGCTCGCCAAGTGGCGTGGTGAGTCGGCTGCTGGTCCCGGTGAGGTCGCGCTCGTCTTCTTCGAAAAGTACCCCTCCGACGTGACGCCCTCGCCGTTCGATCTCGGTGCCCGAACAGAGACTTGTCTCGACGCTTCGGACCGTATCGAAGTGGTGACGATCCTCGACGAACCGGCGACGCTTCGGGTCAACGGCGGCGATCCCGAATCGGTCGCCGCGGGGCTGACTGCGACGCGTGTCCCGATGGTCCCGGGCCACGTCACCGTGACCGTGACGCGGAACGAGGAGGAGATCGCGACGCTCAG
The Halapricum salinum genome window above contains:
- a CDS encoding endo-1,3-alpha-glucanase family glycosylhydrolase, producing MADDSSDPQRFSRRAYLTAAALGTGGVAGCSGILDDRPTTESPEADRSTLAEPFLDGQLCVAHYMTGMAPFRDAEPYWTDPRYYDPNGPTSNVGGAMLHAAVPALLNRSDDPEQPVDLSIEAAVRQELRAASRFGIDTFEFYYPWTGDTAILDRYDEIVEAFFGVAATTEIPFEFTVAISHPIASSADRKVEVLGDRVAGLIERVETDRWLQTPDGRYVVGTWLPDALALGDAHARTATDPTLLAEVAATYDALADRIGTDIAWLYDLHYANDAGDYQAYVDAVLDYFPAIHGWHTGCGDGAAWDYAATQCAERNRAFVQDTYGDLATGKFYPTDPPGEGVFSATEAASYCPDEVERWNVELGLSEHFRNQLEAAAERDADGVYLSTWNDYGEGHHVAPEINHNFAFAQLLRYGLAKWRGESAAGPGEVALVFFEKYPSDVTPSPFDLGARTETCLDASDRIEVVTILDEPATLRVNGGDPESVAAGLTATRVPMVPGHVTVTVTRNEEEIATLRTPEAITEEPFRHDRLTFAYSSEHARIYSDLYGDDAPVYVANQYASENLVDGPNYGPPRGGDSGNC